A window from Pseudomonas campi encodes these proteins:
- a CDS encoding PAS domain-containing methyl-accepting chemotaxis protein: MRINMPLSGRETRFPANQRLISSTDAKGLITSCNDEFVAVSGFSREQLLGSPHNLVRHPEMPAQVFAQMWEYLKAGKSWMGIVKNRCHNGDHYWVNAYVTPILEQGRVVGYESVRVKPDADQVRRASALYSRLNQGRAASSLGERLGVLARFLLLPLLGALLGPWLFIEGYAGLGIALVILLSLGQTIATMGFVKRALLRVALAAPKAFASELVARTYTDDTGAVSRLQLALLSEGARIRTALGLLGDYATRTASQASQNGQLVHQAELALQAQRVETDMAATAMQQMAASINQVAVHVQQTAAEARQVNQLSLDGTRQAQQSRKVVEKLAHTVDDISTSVAGLAGEAQSIQQAANMIRAIAEQTNLLALNAAIEAARAGEQGRGFAVVADEVRALASKTQESTETIQGIIASLQTVAGQAVQIARQGSEEARAGVARVVETEQALDGITAAVERIHQMAEQMASAAEQQNLVAEDVSRQISTISMASEQNAEITTRSAHLGSELEATAHALHALVARFDS; the protein is encoded by the coding sequence ATGCGAATCAACATGCCACTCAGTGGTCGCGAGACCCGCTTTCCCGCCAATCAACGCCTGATCTCCAGCACCGATGCCAAGGGCCTGATCACCTCCTGCAATGACGAGTTCGTCGCCGTCAGTGGTTTCAGCCGTGAGCAGTTGCTGGGCAGCCCGCACAACCTGGTGCGTCACCCGGAGATGCCGGCGCAGGTCTTCGCGCAGATGTGGGAGTACCTCAAGGCCGGCAAGAGCTGGATGGGGATCGTCAAGAACCGCTGCCACAATGGCGACCACTACTGGGTCAACGCCTATGTCACGCCGATTCTCGAGCAGGGCCGGGTGGTGGGCTATGAGTCGGTGCGGGTCAAACCGGATGCCGATCAGGTGCGCCGCGCCAGTGCCCTGTACAGCCGCCTGAACCAGGGGCGTGCGGCGAGTTCGCTGGGCGAACGGCTCGGCGTGTTGGCGCGCTTCCTGTTGCTGCCGTTGCTCGGTGCGCTGCTGGGGCCCTGGTTGTTTATCGAGGGCTATGCCGGCCTCGGGATTGCCTTGGTGATCCTGCTGTCGCTGGGCCAGACCATCGCCACCATGGGCTTCGTCAAACGGGCCCTGCTGCGGGTGGCCCTGGCGGCGCCCAAGGCCTTTGCCAGCGAATTGGTGGCGCGCACCTACACCGACGATACGGGCGCGGTGTCGCGCCTGCAGCTGGCGCTGCTCAGCGAGGGCGCGCGGATCCGTACGGCGCTCGGCTTGCTCGGTGATTACGCCACGCGCACGGCCAGCCAGGCTTCGCAGAACGGCCAGCTGGTGCACCAGGCTGAGCTGGCGCTGCAGGCGCAGCGGGTCGAGACCGACATGGCGGCTACCGCCATGCAGCAGATGGCGGCCTCGATCAACCAGGTTGCCGTGCATGTGCAGCAAACGGCCGCGGAGGCGCGTCAGGTCAACCAGCTGTCGCTCGACGGCACCCGCCAGGCCCAGCAGAGCCGCAAGGTGGTGGAGAAACTGGCGCACACGGTGGATGACATCAGCACCTCGGTGGCCGGGCTGGCCGGCGAGGCGCAGTCGATCCAGCAGGCGGCCAACATGATTCGGGCGATTGCCGAGCAGACCAATCTGCTGGCACTGAACGCCGCCATCGAAGCGGCTCGTGCCGGCGAGCAGGGCCGCGGTTTCGCCGTGGTGGCCGACGAAGTGCGGGCGCTGGCATCGAAGACCCAGGAGTCCACCGAGACCATCCAGGGCATCATCGCCAGCCTGCAGACCGTGGCCGGCCAGGCGGTGCAGATTGCCCGCCAGGGCAGCGAAGAGGCGCGTGCCGGGGTGGCCCGGGTGGTCGAGACCGAGCAGGCGCTGGACGGCATCACCGCCGCAGTCGAGCGTATCCATCAGATGGCCGAGCAGATGGCCTCGGCGGCCGAGCAGCAGAACCTAGTGGCCGAGGACGTCTCACGGCAGATCAGCACGATCTCCATGGCTTCTGAGCAGAATGCCGAGATCACCACCCGCTCCGCCCACCTGGGTAGCGAGCTGGAGGCCACCGCGCATGCCCTGCATGCCCTGGTGGCGCGCTTCGATAGCTGA
- a CDS encoding DUF1302 domain-containing protein, with product MYNNKNRNLRPLRRSVLATAILAASMPAAQAVEVDMGSEDWAVRFDNTVKYNYGVRAESADKRMLATPNNNDGDYNFRKAGTNITNRVDLLTELDVVYQNQMGFRVSAASWYDKAYDNTGSNSNPFGNGNGTVSGMVGQHFQVGPLASRDGVGNGSPHLSNYAKRYYSGPSGEILDAFLFYSTEVGEESLFSAKAGQHNVFWGETILNPVHSLSYGQSGLDLAKLAASPGTEAKELFVPRNQLSTSFTLNSEWTFGAQYFLDWNAARLPEAGTYYGTSDLLGEGAQSFLLGHTADPAGFLGPNALTNVRRGDDNTPDDRGDWGVMAKWAPEWLDGTLGFYYRNTSDILPQAVLDARSLSLTQGSCVVAPGGVVSVPGTGVCRLVDSLAGTSYNLSYGDDIDIYGLSLSKEIAGVSVGSDLNIRQNMPLASIPALISATGPGGLAAGLGHPALAPRTAGTGVVTDLPGEGESMAATGDTLHWTVNGLLAIAETPFFDSASLLGELYYSNLLSLDSKNEALYKGEDTYRGIDKPTRDNWGLAVNFTPTWYQVFPGVDLSAPMSINVGLDGVSPVAAGGAEDTGNYAVGVGAAIYNQYYVDLKYVDSFGETEKCEDGATDGSTPNALDGTERYTCYGGGYSSFSGGGATGEDRGAVYLTFKTTF from the coding sequence ATGTACAACAATAAGAATCGCAATCTCAGGCCTCTGCGCCGCAGCGTGCTGGCTACGGCCATCCTGGCTGCCTCCATGCCGGCCGCACAAGCCGTCGAAGTCGACATGGGCAGCGAAGACTGGGCTGTACGTTTCGACAACACCGTCAAGTACAACTACGGCGTGCGCGCCGAGAGTGCCGACAAGCGCATGCTGGCTACGCCGAACAACAACGACGGCGACTACAACTTCCGCAAGGCCGGCACCAACATCACCAACCGCGTCGACCTGCTGACCGAGCTGGACGTGGTGTACCAGAACCAGATGGGTTTTCGCGTCAGCGCAGCCAGCTGGTACGACAAGGCCTATGACAACACCGGCTCCAATTCCAACCCCTTCGGCAACGGCAATGGCACGGTCAGCGGCATGGTCGGCCAGCACTTCCAGGTCGGTCCCTTGGCCAGCCGTGATGGCGTGGGCAATGGCAGCCCGCACCTGAGCAACTACGCCAAGCGCTACTACAGTGGCCCGTCCGGCGAGATCCTCGATGCCTTCCTGTTCTACAGCACCGAAGTCGGCGAGGAGTCGCTGTTCAGCGCGAAGGCCGGTCAGCACAACGTGTTCTGGGGCGAGACCATCCTCAACCCGGTGCATTCGCTGAGCTATGGCCAGTCCGGCCTGGACCTGGCCAAGCTGGCCGCTTCGCCCGGCACCGAGGCCAAGGAGCTGTTCGTTCCGCGCAACCAGCTGTCCACCAGCTTCACCCTGAACTCCGAGTGGACCTTCGGCGCCCAGTATTTCCTCGACTGGAACGCCGCCCGCCTGCCGGAGGCCGGCACCTATTACGGCACCTCCGATCTGCTGGGCGAGGGCGCGCAGTCCTTCCTGCTCGGCCACACCGCCGATCCCGCCGGCTTCCTCGGGCCGAACGCGCTGACCAATGTGCGCCGCGGCGACGACAATACCCCGGATGACCGTGGCGACTGGGGCGTGATGGCCAAGTGGGCGCCAGAGTGGCTGGATGGCACCCTGGGCTTCTACTACCGCAACACCTCCGACATCCTGCCGCAAGCAGTGCTCGATGCCCGCTCCCTGTCCCTGACTCAGGGCAGCTGCGTGGTGGCGCCGGGGGGTGTAGTGAGCGTACCGGGCACCGGCGTCTGCCGCCTGGTCGATTCCCTGGCCGGTACCAGCTACAACCTCTCCTACGGCGACGACATCGACATCTATGGCCTGAGCCTGTCCAAGGAAATTGCCGGGGTCAGCGTCGGCAGCGACCTGAACATTCGTCAGAACATGCCGCTGGCCAGCATTCCGGCGCTGATCAGCGCCACCGGCCCGGGCGGCCTGGCCGCCGGCCTGGGGCACCCGGCACTGGCTCCGCGCACCGCTGGCACCGGCGTGGTCACCGACCTGCCGGGTGAAGGCGAGAGCATGGCCGCCACCGGCGACACCCTGCACTGGACCGTCAACGGCCTGCTGGCCATTGCCGAGACACCGTTTTTCGACTCCGCCAGCCTGCTGGGCGAGCTGTACTACAGCAACCTGCTGAGCCTCGATAGCAAGAACGAGGCGCTGTACAAGGGCGAGGATACCTACCGCGGCATCGACAAGCCGACCCGCGACAACTGGGGCCTGGCGGTCAACTTCACGCCGACCTGGTACCAGGTGTTCCCGGGCGTGGACCTCTCCGCCCCCATGTCGATCAACGTCGGCCTGGACGGCGTCTCGCCGGTCGCCGCCGGTGGCGCCGAAGACACCGGCAACTATGCGGTGGGTGTGGGCGCGGCTATCTACAACCAGTACTACGTGGACCTCAAGTACGTCGACTCCTTCGGTGAAACCGAGAAGTGCGAAGACGGCGCCACCGATGGCTCCACCCCCAACGCCCTCGACGGTACCGAGCGTTACACCTGCTACGGCGGTGGCTACTCCTCCTTCTCCGGCGGCGGTGCCACCGGCGAAGACCGCGGCGCGGTCTACCTGACCTTTAAAACCACGTTCTGA
- a CDS encoding SDR family oxidoreductase — MKPFVMITGVSSGIGLDCARLLLRRGYRVIGTLRSEADARRLSGELGDDFLPLLLDVSKAQDLPAALRQVEGWVGQQGLAALVNNAGIASPCGPLLLQPLAEIRGLFEVNLFGLLAVIQAFAPLLGAYAGSERAGRLINLGSMSGRVATPLTGSYAASKHALEAVSDVLRVELAIYGIDVVLIEPGPIRTAIWDKAPDYHCYQGTDYQAGMAALGTMMAANAERGAAPALVSQAILRAIEAPRPKARYPLHPLWHLARWLPTRLLDRLMARRVGLSARRPSA; from the coding sequence ATGAAACCTTTTGTGATGATCACCGGCGTCTCGTCGGGCATCGGCCTGGACTGCGCCCGGTTGTTGCTCAGGCGGGGCTATCGGGTCATTGGCACGCTGCGCAGCGAGGCCGATGCCCGGCGCCTGAGTGGGGAGCTGGGGGATGACTTTCTGCCGCTGCTGCTCGATGTCAGCAAGGCGCAGGACTTGCCCGCGGCGCTGCGCCAGGTCGAGGGCTGGGTGGGTCAGCAGGGGCTGGCGGCGCTGGTCAACAACGCCGGTATCGCCTCGCCCTGCGGTCCGCTGCTGTTGCAGCCGCTGGCGGAGATCCGCGGCCTGTTCGAGGTCAATCTGTTTGGGCTGCTGGCGGTGATCCAGGCCTTTGCTCCCTTGCTCGGCGCCTATGCGGGCAGTGAGCGGGCGGGGCGGTTAATCAACCTCGGCTCGATGTCGGGCCGGGTGGCCACGCCGCTGACCGGCAGTTATGCGGCCAGCAAGCATGCCCTGGAGGCGGTCAGCGATGTGCTGCGGGTAGAGCTGGCCATCTACGGCATCGACGTGGTGCTGATCGAGCCCGGGCCGATTCGCACGGCGATCTGGGACAAGGCGCCGGATTACCACTGCTACCAGGGCACTGATTACCAGGCCGGTATGGCCGCCCTGGGCACGATGATGGCGGCGAATGCCGAGCGGGGCGCCGCGCCGGCGCTGGTCAGCCAGGCCATTTTGCGCGCCATCGAAGCGCCGCGGCCGAAGGCGCGCTATCCCCTGCATCCGTTGTGGCACCTGGCGCGCTGGTTGCCGACCCGCCTGCTGGATCGCTTGATGGCCAGGCGCGTCGGCTTATCGGCCAGGCGACCTTCCGCCTAG
- a CDS encoding WD40/YVTN/BNR-like repeat-containing protein, translating to MCSYNNKILQLALSALLTLLPGLAQATSYVDVLDLPAKPSALALRSPLLDVTRAGERLVTVGQRGHILYSDDAGQSWQQAQVPVSVDLNAVHFPTPQQGWAVGNDGVILHSSDAGATWSKQLDGRQIGELVLKHYSALAAAEPANEQWASLAGEGQRLLDEGADKPFLDVWFADQHTGYAVGVFNLILHTRDGGRSWIPFQDRTENPQGLHLNAINGTGDALYMAGEQGLLRKWDTTLERFIALETPYQGSFFGITGKPGEVLVYGLRGHALRSQDGGASWQSLSGELQISFCAALVDTQGRYRLFTQAGHQLLASGAQNTLQLLPQTQQAPVAGAVQAANGSLILVGARGVRSLPAE from the coding sequence ATGTGCTCCTATAACAACAAGATTTTGCAGCTGGCGCTGTCTGCCCTGCTGACCCTGCTGCCGGGCCTTGCCCAGGCGACCAGCTACGTTGACGTGCTGGATCTGCCGGCCAAGCCGAGTGCCCTGGCACTGCGCAGCCCCCTGCTGGACGTTACCCGTGCGGGTGAGCGTTTGGTGACCGTTGGCCAACGTGGCCACATTCTGTATTCCGACGACGCTGGCCAGTCCTGGCAACAGGCCCAGGTGCCGGTCAGCGTCGACCTCAATGCCGTGCATTTCCCGACCCCCCAGCAAGGCTGGGCGGTGGGCAATGACGGCGTGATCCTGCACAGCAGCGATGCCGGCGCCACCTGGAGCAAGCAGCTCGATGGCCGCCAGATCGGTGAGCTGGTGCTCAAGCACTACAGTGCCCTGGCCGCCGCCGAGCCGGCCAACGAACAGTGGGCCAGCCTGGCGGGCGAAGGCCAGCGCCTGCTCGACGAAGGCGCCGACAAACCCTTTCTCGATGTGTGGTTCGCCGACCAGCACACGGGCTACGCGGTGGGCGTGTTCAACCTGATCCTGCATACCCGCGATGGCGGGCGCAGCTGGATTCCCTTCCAGGACCGCACCGAGAACCCCCAGGGCCTGCACCTGAATGCCATCAACGGCACCGGCGATGCGCTGTATATGGCCGGCGAGCAGGGCCTGCTGCGCAAGTGGGACACCACTCTCGAACGCTTTATCGCACTGGAAACGCCTTATCAGGGCAGCTTCTTCGGCATCACCGGCAAGCCCGGCGAGGTGCTGGTCTATGGCCTGCGCGGGCATGCCCTGCGCAGCCAGGATGGCGGCGCTAGCTGGCAGAGCCTCAGTGGCGAACTGCAGATCAGCTTCTGCGCCGCCCTGGTCGATACCCAGGGGCGCTATCGCCTGTTCACCCAGGCCGGCCACCAGTTGCTCGCGAGCGGCGCGCAGAACACCTTGCAGCTGCTGCCCCAGACGCAGCAGGCCCCGGTCGCCGGTGCCGTGCAGGCGGCCAATGGCTCCTTGATTCTGGTTGGTGCGCGCGGCGTACGCAGCCTGCCTGCCGAATAA
- a CDS encoding AraC family transcriptional regulator, translating to MTAQARSAVLTNYLEVARQYGLNTHALMSKAGLSQSVLNDPEQRIPVEAAIRLMEDSARESACETLGLRMAELRQLSDFGEVSLLLSHQHSLRDALQVIVQYRHLLNDSLAIHIEDAGKAVIIREEVVSEYPTHSRQAIELAIGVMHRFCAALLGAHWHPISINFTHEAPADLSVHRRIFGCQLEFGSEFNGIVCSSANLDTTNPLANAAMARHAQRYLDSLQDASEHSLALDVRKAIYLLLPMGRATIEQIAQAQGMNVRTLQRRLEEEGGITFSELINSVRRELVIRYMENPGYSLARIADMLGYSLPSSFTRWFISQFGMPPATWRSEHNIVPRKHS from the coding sequence ATGACTGCCCAAGCCCGTTCCGCCGTTTTGACCAACTACCTCGAAGTTGCTCGCCAGTACGGCCTGAACACCCATGCCCTGATGTCCAAAGCCGGCCTGAGCCAGTCCGTACTCAACGACCCCGAGCAGCGCATTCCGGTAGAAGCGGCCATCCGCCTGATGGAAGACTCCGCCCGCGAAAGCGCTTGCGAGACCCTCGGTCTGCGCATGGCCGAACTGCGTCAGCTGTCCGACTTCGGCGAAGTCAGCCTGCTGCTCAGCCACCAGCACAGCCTGCGTGATGCCTTGCAGGTGATCGTGCAATACCGCCACCTGCTCAACGATTCGCTGGCCATTCATATTGAGGACGCCGGCAAGGCGGTGATCATTCGCGAGGAAGTGGTTAGCGAATACCCCACCCACAGTCGCCAGGCCATCGAACTGGCTATCGGCGTGATGCACCGCTTCTGCGCGGCCCTGCTCGGCGCACACTGGCACCCGATCAGCATCAATTTCACCCACGAGGCCCCTGCGGATCTGTCGGTACATCGACGCATATTTGGCTGTCAGCTGGAGTTCGGCAGCGAGTTCAACGGCATTGTCTGCTCTTCGGCCAACCTGGATACCACCAACCCGCTGGCCAACGCCGCCATGGCCCGCCATGCACAGCGCTACCTGGACTCGCTGCAGGATGCCAGCGAGCACTCACTGGCACTGGATGTGCGCAAGGCCATCTACCTGCTGCTGCCCATGGGGCGGGCCACCATCGAACAGATCGCCCAGGCCCAGGGCATGAACGTGCGCACCCTGCAACGGCGCCTGGAGGAGGAAGGCGGCATCACCTTCAGCGAGCTGATCAACAGCGTGCGCCGCGAGCTGGTGATCCGCTACATGGAAAACCCCGGCTACTCGCTGGCGCGCATCGCCGACATGCTCGGCTACTCGCTGCCGAGTTCCTTCACCCGCTGGTTCATCTCGCAGTTCGGCATGCCGCCAGCCACCTGGCGCAGCGAGCACAATATCGTCCCGCGCAAGCACAGCTGA
- a CDS encoding RBBP9/YdeN family alpha/beta hydrolase — protein MDKLQTQATVLIVPGLRDHVPQHWQTLLEARLAKVRSVPPLETDKLSCAARVEAIQRELEQIDGPVILVAHSAGVLMVAHWAARYSRPIKGALLAAPPDLQATWPESYPTPDSLRAHGWEPLPSGPLPFPSILAASSNDYLASFAAACHLAEGWGSQLVNLGEVGHLNPASGYGEWARADEFIRELDC, from the coding sequence GTGGACAAGCTGCAAACCCAAGCCACTGTACTGATCGTTCCCGGCCTGCGTGACCATGTACCGCAACACTGGCAAACCCTGCTCGAAGCCAGGCTCGCCAAGGTGCGCTCGGTACCGCCGCTGGAAACCGACAAGCTCAGCTGCGCGGCTCGGGTCGAAGCCATCCAGCGCGAACTGGAACAGATCGACGGGCCGGTGATCCTGGTCGCCCACAGTGCCGGCGTGCTGATGGTGGCGCACTGGGCTGCCCGTTACAGCCGCCCGATCAAGGGCGCTCTGCTGGCAGCTCCGCCGGATCTGCAGGCCACCTGGCCGGAGAGCTACCCCACTCCGGACAGCCTGCGCGCCCATGGCTGGGAACCGCTGCCCAGCGGCCCACTGCCGTTCCCCAGCATCCTTGCCGCCAGCAGCAATGACTACCTGGCCAGCTTTGCAGCGGCCTGTCACCTGGCCGAAGGCTGGGGTAGTCAGCTGGTCAACCTCGGTGAGGTCGGTCATCTCAACCCTGCTTCCGGGTACGGCGAGTGGGCGCGAGCCGATGAGTTTATTCGTGAGCTGGACTGCTGA
- a CDS encoding DUF1329 domain-containing protein codes for MKFFYNVLAASLATIIAGQAQAAVSAAEAAKLGQSLTPVGAEMAANADGSIPAFTGGLKTAPAGFKAGDTFRPDPFAGEKPLLVIDGKNADQHKDQLTAVTYELAKRYPSFRVDVYPSHRTATMPQALLDNTLKNATGAKSLEGGNAIENALPGIPFPIPQNGAEAMWNHLLRFQGAGYTTKYDSWNVDSSGRATLATTGTAFNAFPVYEDLNKVIDAKDTYFQTKLYYSGPARRAGESLMLKDSANPLTQPRRAWQYLPGVRRVKLAPNLAYDTPNPGTAGSGTYDDIYVFNGALDRYDWKLVGKKDMYVPYNTYALTYVKDPKPLTTPNHLAPELVRWEKHRVWVVEGTLKSGSRHVYAKRSFYLDEDSWNALASDQYDAGGKLYRGSYSFLTQSYDVETPNTAPHVIYDLVGGSYNVNGVVGPYGGIKYIEPLSKAQWSPEALAGAGIR; via the coding sequence ATGAAATTTTTCTATAACGTGCTGGCCGCCTCGCTGGCGACCATCATTGCCGGTCAGGCCCAGGCCGCCGTGTCGGCGGCAGAGGCTGCCAAGCTCGGCCAGTCGTTGACCCCGGTTGGTGCCGAGATGGCCGCCAACGCCGACGGCTCTATCCCTGCCTTCACCGGTGGTTTGAAGACGGCTCCGGCCGGTTTCAAGGCGGGCGACACCTTCCGTCCCGATCCCTTCGCCGGCGAAAAGCCGCTGCTGGTGATCGACGGCAAGAACGCCGACCAGCACAAGGATCAGCTGACCGCCGTGACCTACGAGCTGGCCAAGCGCTACCCGAGCTTCCGCGTGGACGTCTATCCGAGCCATCGCACCGCCACCATGCCCCAGGCGCTGCTGGACAACACGCTGAAGAACGCCACCGGCGCCAAGTCGCTGGAGGGTGGTAACGCCATCGAGAATGCCCTGCCAGGCATTCCTTTCCCGATTCCGCAAAATGGCGCCGAGGCCATGTGGAACCACCTGCTGCGCTTCCAGGGTGCGGGCTACACCACCAAGTACGACTCCTGGAACGTGGACTCCTCCGGGCGTGCCACCCTGGCTACCACCGGTACCGCGTTCAACGCCTTCCCGGTCTACGAAGACCTGAACAAGGTGATCGATGCCAAGGACACCTACTTCCAGACCAAGCTGTACTACAGCGGCCCGGCCCGCCGTGCCGGTGAGTCGCTGATGCTCAAGGACTCGGCCAACCCGTTGACCCAGCCGCGCCGTGCCTGGCAGTACCTGCCTGGCGTGCGTCGGGTCAAGCTGGCGCCGAACCTGGCCTACGACACGCCGAACCCGGGTACCGCCGGTTCCGGCACCTACGACGACATCTATGTGTTCAACGGTGCGCTGGATCGCTACGACTGGAAACTGGTCGGCAAGAAGGATATGTACGTGCCGTACAACACCTACGCCCTGACCTACGTCAAGGACCCCAAGCCGCTCACCACGCCCAATCACCTGGCGCCGGAGTTGGTGCGTTGGGAGAAGCACCGTGTCTGGGTAGTGGAAGGCACCCTGAAATCCGGCTCCCGCCATGTTTATGCCAAGCGCAGCTTCTACCTGGATGAGGACAGCTGGAACGCGCTGGCCTCCGATCAGTACGACGCCGGCGGCAAGCTGTATCGCGGTTCCTATAGTTTCCTGACCCAGAGCTACGATGTAGAGACGCCCAACACCGCGCCTCATGTCATCTATGACCTGGTCGGCGGCAGCTACAACGTCAACGGCGTAGTGGGCCCGTACGGCGGCATCAAGTACATCGAGCCGCTGTCCAAGGCGCAGTGGTCGCCGGAAGCCCTGGCCGGTGCCGGTATCCGTTAA